The genomic window AGAAGTCAAGTAAAAATTTATCACTTAATTTGAGATTGTAACCTATAGTGGCACCAAGTCTATAACCAAAACCATCTTCATATTTATTAGTATCCCAATAATTCCATTTTTGTAATTCATATTTGTCAGCACCTATATGGGCTCCAACATAGAAACCATTATATTTTTCTTTAAAATGGTAACGAACTTCTGGAGTTACAGTAACAAATTTCATAGGATTGTTTCCATTAAAAGATTCCCAAAAAGAAGCCATAACGTCAACACTAAAGGTTGTTTTTTCTCCAATGCTAGTTTCGATTCCTACATTAGGGATGGCAAGTAAAGCGGTTGCTCCATTAAATTTTACAAAAGTCTGACTTTGTAACTGCAGACAAAATAAAAGAACAAATAAGGCAGGTATTTTTTTCATAAAGATGTTTTCAGGTTCAAAACGAGCTTTTTTTAGCCAATTTCGAGCGCAAATATAACGTATAATGATAAAGAACTATTGTGTAATAAGTTACTTTAACACGAATAAAAGTTTATCTTTCTAGTAATGAATAAATTACCTTATCTAGAAATTTTCCTTCATAAAATTCAGATTCTTTAAGATGCGCTTCTTTAGTAAATCCACACTTTTGAAGTACTTTTTCTGAAGCATAATTTTCTGGATCGATAACTGCTTCAATTGAATGTAGTTTTAAATTTTCAAAACCATATTTTATCAATATGTTTACAGCTTCGGGAATAATTCCTTTTCCATGAAATTCAGGCAGCAGCATGTAGCCAATTTCGGCACGATAATTTTCTGGCTGCATTCTGTAATAACCAATTATACCTAAAAGTTTCGGATTGTCTTTTAATGTAATTCCCCAGTTGATTCCCGTATTGTTTTCTATTTTTTCTTCTATCATGGCAATATGCGCCAAGGCATCTTCATTGTTTTTAACCAATGGTCTTGGGATATACTTCATGGTTTCTGGATTCGAACGTAATTCGAATACTTCATTAACGTCATCGTTTGTGATTCTTCTCAAAACTAAACGCTCTGTTTCGATTACAGGAAATGGATGGAAGTTGAACTCTAACATTATAATACTTTTATGCTAAATTGTGAACGAAAGTTTTGGCCGGCATCTAAAACCAAAATACCTTCTTTTTTAAATAAATCAACCGAATTGTGTGCCGTATCAGAATAACCAAACCAAGGTTCAATACAAATAAAAGGAGCATTTTCTTTTGTCCAAATACCCAAGCTTGGAAAATCTTTATAATCTACTTGAATGTAAGGATTAGCATTTTTTAAAATAGTTAAAGATTTTGATTCTACTGTTTTAAACACTAAAGCATCGTTTTTAAATAATTCGTAATTTAATGGTATAATGCCATCGCTGGTTTCCAGTACTTTGGTTTTAGATGAAATTAAATCATTTTCTAGAAGATTATATTTTAGGTTTTCTTCTTTTTCAAATTTAATAGCATAATCTTCAAAATTATCTGGCAGTGCAATTGCAGGGTGCGCACCAATTGAAAAAGGCATTTTTTCTTCTCCCTTATTTATTACTTTATACTCTAAATCCAATGAATTTTCATTTAGCGTATAAATAATCTGTAACTCAAATTCAAAAGGGTATTTTTTTAAGGTTTCCTCAGAAGACTTCAGCGAGAAAACAGCCTTGTTTTCAGTTTTATCAATTAACTCAAATTCCATATCACGAGCAAAACCGTGACGGGACAAGTTGTATTCTTGGTCTTTTATTTTGTAAGTGTTATTTTTTAAAGTACCTACTATTGGGAAAAGAACAGGTGAGTGTTTTCCCCAAAAATCTGGGTTTCCTTCCCAGATATATTCATTGTTTTGATTGTCTTTTATAGAGAATAGTTCAGCTCCAGAATGTTTTACGGAAGCTGTTAGTGCTGAATTTGAGATAGTTGTCGTCAAAATATATGGTGTAAAATAATTGTTTTTTAAAGAGATGTAAATATATTTTATAAAATTTAGTTTTCTTATAAAATGAGCTAAATTATTTTATTGATAAAATTTTGCTAAAATTGAATTTATGTTTGGAATTTTCTCTGTAAATAGCTTTTTTTTTCATTAATTTGCTACATAAACAGCTAAAAAATATGAAAAAGCAATGTGCAAAAGCCATTTTAACCGCGGCTTTATTTTTTGGGATTTCATCGGTCTGGGCGCAGCAAACTCCGTCAGCGACAGCAGCAAATCCGGTAAATAATTATAATTATCATGATGCGTTTGGTCCGCATTTTTACACAAAAAATGCAACTACAACCCGTGCAGCAAGTGGTCAGCCAGGACCAGAATATTGGCAGAATAGAGCCGATTATCAAATCACAGCAAAATTAAATGCTACTACAAATGAAATTGTAGGAACAGATGAAATTACCTATACAAATAATAGTCCGGATAAATTGTCATTTGTGTGGTTGAATTTAGATCAGAACTTGTTTAAAGAGGATTCTAGAGGAAATGCTGTTGTGCCTTTGACAGGAAGCCGTAATGGAGCTCAAGGTCAAGTTTTTGACGGTGGAAATAAAATTAAGTCAGTAAAAGTAACGGCTGTTGGAAAAAAGAAAACAGAAGTTGACGCGAAATATATTGTTACAGATACAAGAATGCAGATTTTTCTTCCAGAAGAATTGGCTGCAAAAGGAGCTTCTGTAAAAATTAAAATCGAATTTTCATTTATTGCGCCTTTTGAAGGTTCAGACAGAATGGGGGTTTTAGAAACTAAAAACGGAAAAATCTTTACAATCGCACAATGGTATCCTCGTATGTGTGTTTATGATGACGTAAGAGGCTGGAATACAGCGCCATATTTGGGGGCTTCTGAGTTCTATTTAGAATATGGTGATTTTGATGTGAAATTAACAGTTCCTGGAAATCATTATGTTGTAGCTTCTGGAGAATTATTAAATGGTCAGGAAGTATTTTCTAGTGATCAATTCAAAAAATATAAAGAAGCATCTGACAGCGATAAAACAGTTACAATTCGTTCTGAACAAGATGTAAATGCTACAGCAAATACAAACGCTGGAACAGAAAAAACATGGCATTATAAAATAAAAAATGCACGTGATTTTTCTTGGGCATCGTCTCCAGCTTTCATTTTAGATGGAGCAAAAATAAACTTACCTAGCGGTAAAAAATCTTTAGCATTATCTGCTTATCCGGTAGAAAGTGCAGGCCAGGCTGCTTACGGACGTTCGACAGAATACGTAAAGGCTTCGATCGAGCATTACTCTAAACAATGGTTCGAATATCCTTATCCAGCTGCGACAAACGTTGCAGGAAATGAAGGCGGAATGGAATATCCTGGAATTGTTTTCTGTGGATGGAAATCGAAAGGAGCAGATTTATGGGGAGTTACAGATCACGAATTTGGTCATATCTGGTTTCCAATGATTGTTGGTTCAAACGAAAGATTGTTCGGCTGGATGGACGAAGGATTTAATACTTTTATCAATTCATTGAGTACTGCAGCATTTAATAATGGAGAATACAAAGAACCTGCAACAGATTTACATGAATCGGCAGAATCTTTTACGCGTCCTGATTTAGAAACTATTATGAGTTCACCTGATAACATGAAAGAAAAGAATATCGGAATGTTATGTTACTTTAAACCAAGTGCAGGTCTTATTCTTTTAAGAGAGCAGGTTTTAGGAAAAGAACGTTTTGATATTGCTTTTAGAACTTATATCGAACGCTGGGCTTACAAACATCCGCAGCCAGATGATTTCTTTAGGTCAATGGAAAATGTTGCCGGAGAAGACTTAAGCTGGTTCTGGAGAAGCTGGTACGTAAATAACTGGAGATTTGATCAAGGAATCAATTCTATTAAATATTTAAAAAACGATCCTGCACAAGGAGCAGTTATTACTGTTGAAAATTTTGATAAAATGCCAATGCCGATTGTTTTAGATGTTAAAACAAAAAGCGGAAAAGTTACAAGAGTAAATCTGCCTGTAGAAATATGGCAGCGTAATAAAAGCTGGTCTTTCAAACATAATTCGACAGAAGAAATTGAAAGTATAACTCTTGATCCTGATCATGTTTTCCCAGATAATAATGAATCAAATAATGTATGGACTGCTGGAAAAGGTAAAATCGAAAAAGCTATTATAATCGATGGATTTTTAGGAAGCTATGTTACAGCTAAATCGCCTTTAACTATTAATTTGGTAGATAAAAACAGTGTTTTAACTGCTGAACTTCCAAACTATCCTAGTTTTGCTTTAGATCCTGTTCCAAATGAAAAAGATACTTTTGAATCGCCTAGAGCGGGATTAAGATTCAAATTTAACGCAGCTAAAACTGGTTTCGACATGACAATTTTAGGAAATGGACAAGTAATGCAGTTTACTAAAAAATAATATTTAAGGTTTTAAAATATTAAGAACCCGATAATTAGAAATAATTATCGGGTTTTATTTTGTGGTATATTAACAAAACCAAAAAAAAATGTTAGTTTTTTATTTTTTTGTTTTGAAAATAAAAAAATAATGTACTTTTGCACCGATGAATAAAATAAGTTTACATATAACTTCTTTGTCACGGACAAACTCACCGATTACTTCTCCCGAAGTACGGACATTATCTCTATAGTATCCACTGAGTTTTATAGCCGTATATTTATTCATATCCATTTTTCATTTTGAAATCACATAATTTGTCCATTGGACAAACATATCCTAAAAGTATTTATTATTTTGTAAATTTTCTGAATCAACTTTTTGATTTTGAAGATGTTACTTCTATTTTGCTTAATTTTATTGGATTCAATTCTGGATTTCAAACCAAACAATATTCTTTAATTTTTAACTCTAACTTCAATTATTGAAATGAAGATCTCTATTGTTGTTACCCAGGAAGAACACTTCAAATTCGCACAAGAAATCTGCGATACGATAGAATCATCGGCCTTGTTAAGAGGTACGGGGATTGCTAAAAGAACTCCTGAGTATATTCAGAAAAAAATGTCGAATGGTGATGCAATGATTGCTCTGGCAGACGGGAAATTTGCAGGTTTTTGTTATATCGAAAGCTGGCAGCACGGAAAATTCGTGGCACATTCGGGATTAATTGTACATCCTGACTATAGAAGTTTAGGTTTGGCAAAAAAAATTAAGTCGAAAGTTTTTGACTATTCTTTGAAGAGATTCCCAGATGCTAAAATATTTGGTATTACAACTGGTTTGGCGGTTATGAAAATCAATTCTGAATTGGGCTATAAACCAGTTCCTTTCTCTGAATTGACTACAGATCCAAGTTTTTGGGCCGGCTGTAAAACCTGTACCAATTTCCCTATTTTACAAAGCAAAGAAAACAAAATGTGTCTTTGTACTGGAATGTTGTACGATCCAAAAGAAAAACAAAAAACACCGCCAAGACACCCTTTTAATGAGGCTGTTTTAAGCAGACTTAAAAAAATCAAACAGGCTTTATTCTTAAACAAAATATTGTCATTTGTTTTTTTATTCAAAATTTAATTAAAAAGAAATCTCAAACTGCTATATACGAAAGTATTAGCCTAAATTATAAAAAATGAAAAAAGTAGTATTAGCTTATAGCGGAGGATTAGATACCTCGTATTGTTTGAAATATTTAAAAAATGAAAAAGGATAC from Flavobacterium fluviale includes these protein-coding regions:
- a CDS encoding DUF3575 domain-containing protein; this encodes MKKIPALFVLLFCLQLQSQTFVKFNGATALLAIPNVGIETSIGEKTTFSVDVMASFWESFNGNNPMKFVTVTPEVRYHFKEKYNGFYVGAHIGADKYELQKWNYWDTNKYEDGFGYRLGATIGYNLKLSDKFLLDFFVGGGWHQGFYHGYYNDGTPGRYDKAPNYNKSGEWLPYRGGVMISYKL
- a CDS encoding GNAT family N-acetyltransferase, coding for MLEFNFHPFPVIETERLVLRRITNDDVNEVFELRSNPETMKYIPRPLVKNNEDALAHIAMIEEKIENNTGINWGITLKDNPKLLGIIGYYRMQPENYRAEIGYMLLPEFHGKGIIPEAVNILIKYGFENLKLHSIEAVIDPENYASEKVLQKCGFTKEAHLKESEFYEGKFLDKVIYSLLER
- a CDS encoding aldose 1-epimerase family protein, producing MTTTISNSALTASVKHSGAELFSIKDNQNNEYIWEGNPDFWGKHSPVLFPIVGTLKNNTYKIKDQEYNLSRHGFARDMEFELIDKTENKAVFSLKSSEETLKKYPFEFELQIIYTLNENSLDLEYKVINKGEEKMPFSIGAHPAIALPDNFEDYAIKFEKEENLKYNLLENDLISSKTKVLETSDGIIPLNYELFKNDALVFKTVESKSLTILKNANPYIQVDYKDFPSLGIWTKENAPFICIEPWFGYSDTAHNSVDLFKKEGILVLDAGQNFRSQFSIKVL
- a CDS encoding M1 family metallopeptidase, whose amino-acid sequence is MKKQCAKAILTAALFFGISSVWAQQTPSATAANPVNNYNYHDAFGPHFYTKNATTTRAASGQPGPEYWQNRADYQITAKLNATTNEIVGTDEITYTNNSPDKLSFVWLNLDQNLFKEDSRGNAVVPLTGSRNGAQGQVFDGGNKIKSVKVTAVGKKKTEVDAKYIVTDTRMQIFLPEELAAKGASVKIKIEFSFIAPFEGSDRMGVLETKNGKIFTIAQWYPRMCVYDDVRGWNTAPYLGASEFYLEYGDFDVKLTVPGNHYVVASGELLNGQEVFSSDQFKKYKEASDSDKTVTIRSEQDVNATANTNAGTEKTWHYKIKNARDFSWASSPAFILDGAKINLPSGKKSLALSAYPVESAGQAAYGRSTEYVKASIEHYSKQWFEYPYPAATNVAGNEGGMEYPGIVFCGWKSKGADLWGVTDHEFGHIWFPMIVGSNERLFGWMDEGFNTFINSLSTAAFNNGEYKEPATDLHESAESFTRPDLETIMSSPDNMKEKNIGMLCYFKPSAGLILLREQVLGKERFDIAFRTYIERWAYKHPQPDDFFRSMENVAGEDLSWFWRSWYVNNWRFDQGINSIKYLKNDPAQGAVITVENFDKMPMPIVLDVKTKSGKVTRVNLPVEIWQRNKSWSFKHNSTEEIESITLDPDHVFPDNNESNNVWTAGKGKIEKAIIIDGFLGSYVTAKSPLTINLVDKNSVLTAELPNYPSFALDPVPNEKDTFESPRAGLRFKFNAAKTGFDMTILGNGQVMQFTKK
- a CDS encoding GNAT family N-acetyltransferase → MKISIVVTQEEHFKFAQEICDTIESSALLRGTGIAKRTPEYIQKKMSNGDAMIALADGKFAGFCYIESWQHGKFVAHSGLIVHPDYRSLGLAKKIKSKVFDYSLKRFPDAKIFGITTGLAVMKINSELGYKPVPFSELTTDPSFWAGCKTCTNFPILQSKENKMCLCTGMLYDPKEKQKTPPRHPFNEAVLSRLKKIKQALFLNKILSFVFLFKI